A genome region from Variovorax paradoxus includes the following:
- a CDS encoding MHYT domain-containing protein, whose product MTPLVVGQLLSPEYSPGMVALSFLISFAGSLVALICAGRMIGADGKPNLAIVACAAVALGGIGIWSMHFIGMLAYRLPIAISYNMPLTVVSLVAAILISGVALYMAGGRRKFSRSGWLGGSLLAGAGVCVMHYMGMFAMNMRASMDFDVVQVVLSVLIAVSAAAAALWLAFNLRKFTHKVAAAAVMGVAVCTMHYVGMAAASMVCTAAAPVDALAIGGSSMGLTVFGTAGAVLIFIYWVVTGNSLDTTPAAGVRRPHTS is encoded by the coding sequence ATGACTCCGCTCGTCGTAGGCCAGTTGCTGTCGCCCGAGTACTCCCCGGGCATGGTGGCGCTCTCCTTCCTCATCTCCTTCGCGGGTTCGCTGGTGGCACTGATATGCGCCGGCCGCATGATCGGCGCGGACGGCAAGCCCAACCTCGCCATCGTGGCCTGCGCCGCGGTCGCGCTCGGCGGCATCGGCATCTGGTCGATGCACTTCATCGGCATGCTGGCGTACCGGCTGCCGATCGCCATCTCGTACAACATGCCGCTCACCGTGGTGTCGCTGGTGGCGGCCATCCTGATCTCGGGCGTCGCCCTGTACATGGCGGGCGGACGCCGCAAATTCAGCCGCTCGGGCTGGCTGGGCGGCAGCCTGCTGGCCGGTGCCGGTGTCTGCGTGATGCACTACATGGGCATGTTCGCGATGAACATGCGCGCCTCGATGGACTTCGACGTGGTGCAGGTCGTGCTGTCGGTGCTCATCGCGGTCAGCGCAGCCGCCGCGGCCCTGTGGCTGGCCTTCAACCTGCGCAAGTTCACGCACAAGGTGGCGGCCGCCGCCGTGATGGGCGTGGCGGTGTGCACCATGCACTACGTGGGCATGGCCGCGGCCAGCATGGTGTGCACCGCCGCCGCACCGGTCGACGCGCTGGCCATCGGCGGCAGCTCGATGGGGCTCACGGTGTTCGGCACGGCCGGCGCGGTACTGATCTTCATCTACTGGGTGGTCACCGGCAACAGCCTCGACACCACGCCCGCCGCCGGCGTGCGGCGCCCGCACACCAGCTAA
- a CDS encoding acyl-CoA carboxylase subunit beta, whose protein sequence is MPFIESRLQTASDTFRANRAGMLDLLGQVRAHEARAAAASNASAERFARRGQLLPRERLALLLDTGAPFLPLASLAGLGHDDPDLSRSVPGGGLLSGIGQVAGVRCMVNASDSGIDAGALQPMGLDKQLRVQEIALENRLPYVQLVESAGANLMQYRVQDFVRGGNIFRNLARLSAAGLPVVTVTHGSSTAGGAYQTGLSDYIVMVRDRTRAFLAGPPLLKAATGEVATEEELGGAVMHTHVSGLGDYLAEDDRDAIRIARSILGGIDWARDEAPRRFAAPRYDAEELLGIMPSDGRRPVDMREVVARIADGSEFLEFSEHYGSATVCGHIRLEGHAVGLVTNNGPIDSDGATKATHFIQACCQSRTPIVYLQNITGYMVGRAHEEAGIIKHGAKMIQAVTNASVPQITLHCGASYGAGNYGMCGRGFAPRFCFSWPNARTAVMGGEQAAKTMAIVMEAGMARKGAVDHAKIDAMQQQIVERFERQMSVFTTSALLLDDGVIDPRDTRAVLAEVLSVCRDADARVPQPMQFSVARP, encoded by the coding sequence ATGCCCTTCATCGAATCCCGGCTGCAGACGGCCAGCGACACCTTCCGGGCCAACCGCGCCGGCATGCTCGACCTGCTCGGCCAGGTGCGTGCGCACGAGGCCCGCGCCGCCGCGGCCTCGAACGCCTCGGCCGAGCGCTTCGCCCGGCGCGGGCAGCTGCTGCCGCGCGAGCGCCTCGCCCTGCTGCTGGACACCGGCGCCCCCTTCCTGCCGCTGGCGTCGCTGGCCGGGCTGGGCCATGACGACCCCGACCTGTCGAGGAGCGTGCCCGGCGGCGGGCTGCTCTCCGGCATCGGCCAGGTGGCGGGCGTGCGCTGCATGGTGAACGCATCGGACTCCGGCATCGACGCCGGCGCGCTGCAACCGATGGGGCTGGACAAGCAGCTGCGCGTGCAGGAGATCGCGCTGGAGAACAGGCTGCCCTACGTGCAGCTGGTGGAAAGCGCCGGCGCCAACCTGATGCAGTACCGCGTGCAGGACTTCGTGCGCGGCGGCAACATCTTCCGCAACCTCGCGCGGCTGTCGGCCGCGGGGCTGCCGGTGGTGACGGTGACGCACGGCTCCTCGACCGCTGGCGGCGCCTACCAGACGGGCCTGTCCGACTACATCGTGATGGTGCGCGACCGCACGCGCGCCTTCCTCGCGGGGCCGCCGCTGCTGAAGGCCGCCACCGGCGAGGTCGCCACCGAGGAAGAACTGGGCGGCGCGGTGATGCACACGCACGTCTCGGGGCTGGGCGACTACCTGGCGGAGGACGACCGCGACGCGATCCGCATCGCGCGCTCCATCCTGGGCGGGATCGACTGGGCACGCGACGAAGCCCCGCGCCGGTTCGCTGCGCCGCGCTACGACGCCGAGGAGCTGCTCGGCATCATGCCGAGCGACGGCCGGCGGCCCGTCGACATGCGCGAGGTCGTCGCGCGCATCGCGGACGGCTCGGAGTTCCTCGAGTTCAGCGAGCACTACGGCAGCGCCACCGTCTGCGGCCACATCCGGCTCGAAGGGCATGCGGTGGGCCTCGTCACCAACAACGGCCCGATCGACTCCGACGGCGCGACCAAGGCCACGCACTTCATCCAGGCCTGCTGCCAGTCGCGCACGCCCATCGTCTACCTGCAGAACATCACCGGCTACATGGTGGGCCGCGCGCACGAGGAGGCCGGCATCATCAAGCACGGCGCCAAGATGATCCAGGCCGTGACCAACGCGAGCGTGCCGCAGATCACGCTGCACTGCGGCGCCTCCTACGGCGCGGGCAACTACGGCATGTGCGGGCGGGGCTTCGCGCCGCGCTTCTGTTTCAGCTGGCCCAACGCGCGCACCGCCGTCATGGGCGGCGAGCAGGCCGCGAAGACCATGGCCATCGTGATGGAGGCCGGCATGGCGAGAAAGGGCGCCGTCGACCACGCGAAGATCGACGCCATGCAGCAGCAGATCGTCGAGCGCTTCGAGCGCCAGATGAGCGTGTTCACCACCAGCGCGCTGCTGCTGGACGACGGCGTGATCGATCCGCGCGACACCCGCGCGGTGCTGGCCGAGGTGCTGTCGGTGTGCCGCGATGCCGATGCGCGCGTGCCGCAGCCCATGCAGTTCTCGGTGGCACGGCCATGA
- a CDS encoding ABC transporter substrate-binding protein, whose amino-acid sequence MTMNRRHFSLAAGAAAALGGFGIARAQGDTPLVLGQSAPFTGPSAQLGLQFHQGARLFLDQYNAQPGRRNVVIKNLDDGYEPDRCAANTQKLIDEDVFALFGYVGTPTSLAALPLAVKDKVPFIAPLTGAMSLREPFQKNVFHLRASYNDETALMVKQLTHLGLKKIAVFYQNDAYGKAGLDGVTLALGEQQLKPVALGTVERNSADVAQAVKNVMAARPDAVVQVGAYKACAAFIREARKAGFGGTFFNLSFVGTQALSDELGKDAAGVMVTQVMPSPFNQANALAREFTEAVRKAGNGATANFSGLEGYLAAKVLTEGLRKAPGKPTREGLVAGLESIDRQAFGGFEVSFSAKNHVASKFVELSMLTGDGKVRT is encoded by the coding sequence ATGACGATGAATCGACGACATTTTTCTTTGGCCGCAGGCGCGGCCGCGGCGCTGGGCGGCTTCGGCATCGCCCGCGCGCAGGGCGACACGCCGCTGGTGCTCGGCCAGTCGGCGCCGTTCACCGGCCCTTCCGCGCAGCTGGGGCTGCAGTTCCACCAGGGCGCCAGGCTGTTCCTGGACCAGTACAACGCCCAGCCGGGCCGCCGCAACGTGGTGATCAAGAACCTCGACGACGGCTACGAGCCCGACCGCTGCGCGGCCAACACGCAGAAGCTGATCGACGAGGACGTGTTCGCGCTGTTCGGCTACGTCGGCACGCCGACCAGCCTGGCGGCGCTGCCGCTGGCGGTGAAGGACAAGGTGCCGTTCATCGCCCCGCTCACGGGCGCGATGTCCCTGCGCGAGCCCTTCCAGAAGAACGTGTTCCACCTGCGCGCCTCCTACAACGACGAGACGGCGCTGATGGTCAAGCAGCTCACCCACCTGGGACTGAAGAAGATCGCGGTCTTCTACCAGAACGACGCCTACGGCAAGGCCGGCCTCGACGGCGTGACGCTGGCGCTCGGCGAACAGCAGCTCAAGCCGGTGGCGCTCGGCACGGTGGAGCGCAACTCGGCCGACGTGGCGCAGGCGGTGAAGAACGTCATGGCCGCGCGGCCCGACGCGGTGGTGCAAGTGGGTGCCTACAAGGCCTGCGCGGCCTTCATCCGCGAGGCGCGCAAGGCCGGCTTCGGCGGCACCTTCTTCAACCTGTCCTTCGTGGGCACGCAGGCCCTGTCGGACGAGCTCGGCAAGGACGCCGCGGGCGTGATGGTGACGCAGGTGATGCCCTCGCCCTTCAACCAGGCCAACGCGCTGGCACGTGAATTCACCGAGGCGGTGCGCAAGGCCGGCAACGGCGCCACCGCCAATTTCTCGGGCCTCGAGGGCTACCTGGCGGCCAAGGTGCTGACGGAAGGCCTGCGCAAGGCGCCGGGCAAGCCGACGCGCGAAGGCCTCGTCGCCGGGCTGGAAAGCATCGACCGCCAGGCCTTCGGCGGCTTCGAGGTGTCGTTCTCGGCCAAGAACCACGTGGCATCGAAGTTCGTCGAGCTGTCGATGCTCACGGGCGACGGCAAGGTCCGGACCTGA
- the argE gene encoding acetylornithine deacetylase: MLHTLSPQSLLLAQTLVRMNTISANSNLELIDFAQSHLAALGVKSRITYNAERTKANLFATLGEGKPAGVIVSGHTDTVPWDGQDWSVDPLSAVVQNEKLYGRGSADMKSFIAIALSNAKRFLESDSPFAVHFAFSYEEEIGCFGVKELIADMREANIKPLACIVGEPTSMVPAIAHKGVYRYKCCVRGKEAHSSLTPKSVNAIEMAARVIGKVRDMAEDFERSEPRYEGFDVPFSTASVGQFHGGIADNVVPRDAEFRYEFRDLPTADARRMQADVVAYAGGLEPAMKKVAPDAGFQFETICEIPSFLGSADDPITLLAQRLASEDRTTLVAFGTEAGLFKNAGIPTVVCGPGSIEQAHQPDEFVSLEQLARCELFMERLASTPAIG, translated from the coding sequence ATGCTCCACACGCTTTCACCCCAAAGCCTCCTGCTGGCCCAGACCCTGGTGCGCATGAACACCATCAGCGCCAACAGCAACCTCGAACTGATCGACTTCGCGCAGAGCCACCTCGCGGCCCTGGGCGTGAAGAGCCGCATCACCTACAACGCCGAGCGCACCAAGGCCAACCTGTTCGCCACGCTCGGCGAAGGCAAGCCGGCCGGCGTGATCGTGTCGGGCCACACCGACACGGTGCCGTGGGACGGCCAGGACTGGAGCGTCGACCCCCTTTCCGCCGTGGTGCAGAACGAGAAGCTCTACGGCCGAGGCTCGGCCGACATGAAGAGCTTCATCGCCATCGCGCTGTCGAATGCAAAGCGCTTCCTCGAGAGCGACTCGCCCTTCGCGGTGCATTTCGCGTTCAGCTACGAGGAAGAGATCGGCTGCTTCGGCGTGAAGGAACTCATCGCCGACATGCGCGAAGCCAACATCAAGCCGCTGGCCTGCATCGTGGGCGAGCCCACCAGCATGGTGCCGGCCATCGCGCACAAGGGCGTCTACCGCTACAAGTGCTGCGTGCGCGGCAAGGAAGCGCATTCCTCGCTCACGCCCAAGTCGGTCAACGCCATCGAGATGGCGGCCCGGGTCATCGGCAAGGTGCGCGACATGGCGGAAGATTTCGAGCGCAGCGAGCCGCGCTACGAGGGCTTCGACGTGCCCTTCAGCACCGCGAGCGTGGGCCAGTTCCACGGCGGCATCGCGGACAACGTGGTGCCGCGCGACGCGGAGTTCCGCTACGAGTTCCGCGACCTGCCGACCGCCGACGCACGGCGCATGCAGGCCGACGTGGTCGCCTATGCGGGCGGCCTGGAGCCGGCCATGAAAAAGGTGGCGCCCGATGCCGGCTTCCAGTTCGAGACCATCTGCGAGATCCCGAGCTTCCTGGGCTCGGCCGACGACCCGATCACCCTGCTGGCGCAGCGCCTGGCCAGCGAGGACCGCACCACGCTGGTGGCCTTCGGCACCGAGGCGGGCCTGTTCAAGAACGCCGGCATCCCCACGGTGGTGTGCGGCCCCGGCAGCATCGAGCAGGCGCACCAGCCCGACGAGTTCGTGAGCCTCGAGCAGCTCGCGCGCTGCGAGCTGTTCATGGAGCGCCTGGCCTCGACACCGGCCATTGGCTGA
- a CDS encoding acetyl/propionyl/methylcrotonyl-CoA carboxylase subunit alpha: MSASFDKILVANRGEIAVRVMRTARAMGYRTVAVYSSADACAEHVRQADQSVHIGDPLPAQSYLDIDAIVRAARTSGAGAVHPGYGFLAENADFAQACRDAGLVFIGPSPEAIRAMGDKAGAKRLMQAAGVPCIPGYQGEDQRTDTLAAEAERIGWPVMIKATAGGGGRGMRLAASAAQFAELLHSAQSEALNAFGNATVILERAIVAPRHIEIQVFADRHGNAIHLGERDCSVQRRHQKLIEEAPSPAASAALRERMGAAAVAAAKAIAYEGAGTLEFLLDAEGQYWFMEMNTRLQVEHPVTEAVTGLDLVELQLRVAAGEPLPLAQQDVRIAGHAIEVRLCAEDPSQGFMPQSGTFAAWRPSPALRTEHALRDGAAVPPFYDSMVAKLIAHGRTRDEARHRLVAGLHGTVALGIATNQQLLQRALSHEVFADGAATTAFVADHLDALLAPDAAAEARAAMLAALLLQLGERGWPSPLAHALPNALRFSLDGTVHATRVTPRGHGAFDVALEGHDAERLALLAWEGDGTVRFLCGGLSEQALVVRERGRDRVFFNFRGRAFRLDDLTHVAVARAGDAGGDGLLRASMNGRVIALLVAEGDAVVAGQPLVTLEAMKMEHVHCAPRAGRVALRVAVGAQVAARHVVAEVAEVAEAPEMAGA; the protein is encoded by the coding sequence ATGAGCGCCAGCTTCGACAAGATCCTGGTCGCCAACCGCGGCGAGATCGCGGTGCGCGTGATGCGCACCGCGCGCGCCATGGGCTACCGCACGGTCGCCGTGTACTCGAGCGCCGACGCATGTGCCGAGCACGTGCGCCAGGCCGACCAGTCGGTGCACATCGGCGATCCGCTGCCCGCGCAGAGCTACCTGGACATCGACGCGATCGTCAGGGCGGCGCGCACCAGCGGCGCCGGTGCGGTGCACCCCGGCTACGGCTTCCTCGCGGAGAACGCCGACTTCGCGCAGGCCTGCCGGGACGCGGGCCTGGTCTTCATAGGCCCATCGCCCGAAGCCATCCGCGCGATGGGCGACAAGGCCGGCGCCAAACGGCTGATGCAGGCCGCAGGCGTGCCGTGCATCCCGGGCTACCAGGGCGAGGACCAGCGCACCGACACGCTCGCCGCCGAGGCCGAGCGCATCGGCTGGCCGGTGATGATCAAGGCCACGGCCGGCGGCGGCGGGCGCGGCATGCGGCTCGCAGCATCGGCCGCGCAGTTCGCCGAGCTGCTGCACAGTGCGCAGTCCGAAGCGCTCAACGCCTTCGGCAACGCCACCGTGATCCTCGAGCGCGCCATCGTGGCGCCGCGCCACATCGAGATCCAGGTGTTCGCCGACCGCCACGGCAACGCGATCCACCTCGGCGAGCGCGACTGCTCGGTGCAGCGCCGGCACCAGAAGCTGATCGAGGAGGCGCCTTCGCCCGCCGCGTCGGCGGCGTTGCGCGAACGCATGGGCGCCGCCGCTGTCGCCGCTGCCAAGGCCATCGCCTACGAAGGCGCGGGCACGCTCGAATTCCTGCTCGACGCCGAAGGCCAGTACTGGTTCATGGAAATGAACACGCGGCTGCAGGTCGAGCACCCCGTGACCGAGGCGGTGACCGGGCTTGACCTGGTCGAACTGCAGCTGCGCGTGGCCGCTGGCGAGCCGCTGCCGCTCGCGCAGCAGGACGTACGCATCGCCGGCCACGCCATCGAAGTGCGCCTGTGCGCCGAAGATCCGTCGCAGGGCTTCATGCCGCAGAGCGGCACCTTCGCGGCGTGGCGGCCGTCGCCGGCGCTGCGCACCGAACACGCGCTGCGCGACGGCGCGGCCGTGCCGCCGTTCTACGACTCGATGGTCGCCAAGCTCATCGCCCACGGCCGCACGCGCGACGAAGCGCGGCACCGGCTCGTCGCCGGCCTGCACGGCACCGTGGCGCTCGGCATCGCGACCAACCAGCAACTGCTGCAGCGTGCGCTGTCGCACGAAGTGTTCGCCGACGGCGCGGCGACCACCGCCTTCGTTGCGGATCATCTCGATGCGCTGCTCGCGCCCGACGCCGCCGCCGAAGCGCGCGCCGCGATGCTGGCCGCGCTGCTGCTGCAACTCGGCGAACGCGGCTGGCCGTCGCCGCTGGCACACGCGCTGCCCAACGCCCTGCGCTTCTCGCTCGACGGCACCGTGCACGCGACGCGCGTGACGCCGCGCGGCCACGGAGCGTTCGACGTGGCACTGGAAGGCCACGACGCCGAAAGACTCGCGCTGCTCGCGTGGGAGGGCGACGGCACCGTGCGCTTCCTGTGCGGCGGTCTGTCCGAACAGGCGCTCGTCGTGCGCGAGCGCGGCAGAGACCGCGTCTTCTTCAACTTCCGCGGCCGCGCGTTCCGACTCGACGACCTCACGCACGTGGCCGTGGCGCGGGCCGGCGATGCCGGTGGCGACGGCCTGCTGCGGGCCTCGATGAACGGCCGCGTCATCGCGCTGCTGGTGGCCGAGGGCGATGCCGTCGTCGCCGGCCAGCCGCTGGTCACGCTCGAGGCGATGAAGATGGAGCACGTGCACTGCGCGCCGCGCGCGGGCCGGGTCGCGCTGCGTGTCGCGGTCGGTGCGCAGGTGGCGGCGCGGCACGTGGTCGCAGAAGTCGCCGAAGTCGCAGAAGCGCCCGAAATGGCCGGCGCCTGA
- a CDS encoding M14 family metallopeptidase, which translates to MIGVAEAFSPRYAQARQKFLQACVNAGLTVEPHAHPLKGREGEELSMDVALDGDADAERMLVVTSACHGVEGHCGSGVQVFALHDAEWREKAKAQGVSVLYVHALNPHGFSHGRRVTHENVDLNRNFIDFSKPVPVNEAYAGLHALLLPDTWPPTPENQAAVAKWIDKHGTTAYQAAVTSGQYQFDDGLFFGGNAPTWSNKTIRGVLRRHAGCAKRIAWIDLHTGLGPNGLGERIYAGRDDKAAYARANAWWGSPAAPVTSIYDGSSTSALLRGLMWDSVYEECPQAEYTGIALEYGTLPILEVTGALRADHWLHKHPEAPADLADGIRARMVEAFYTDTDAWRGQIVSQARQAMFQAVDGLTA; encoded by the coding sequence ATGATCGGCGTCGCCGAGGCGTTCTCGCCGCGCTATGCCCAGGCGCGGCAGAAGTTCCTGCAGGCCTGCGTGAACGCGGGCCTCACGGTGGAGCCGCACGCGCATCCGCTGAAGGGCCGCGAGGGCGAGGAGCTGTCGATGGACGTGGCGCTCGACGGCGATGCCGACGCCGAGCGCATGCTGGTCGTCACCAGCGCCTGCCACGGCGTGGAAGGCCACTGCGGCAGCGGCGTGCAGGTGTTCGCGCTGCACGACGCCGAGTGGCGCGAGAAAGCCAAGGCGCAGGGCGTGTCGGTGCTCTACGTGCATGCGCTCAATCCGCACGGCTTTTCGCACGGCCGGCGCGTGACGCACGAGAACGTCGACCTGAACCGCAACTTCATCGATTTCTCGAAGCCGGTGCCGGTGAACGAGGCCTACGCCGGGTTGCACGCGCTGCTGCTGCCGGACACCTGGCCGCCCACGCCGGAGAATCAGGCGGCCGTGGCGAAGTGGATCGACAAGCACGGCACCACCGCCTACCAGGCGGCCGTGACCAGCGGGCAATACCAGTTCGACGACGGCCTGTTCTTCGGCGGCAATGCGCCGACCTGGAGCAACAAGACGATCCGCGGCGTGCTGCGCCGCCACGCGGGCTGCGCGAAACGCATCGCCTGGATCGACCTGCACACGGGGCTCGGCCCCAACGGCCTCGGCGAGCGCATCTACGCGGGCAGGGACGACAAGGCGGCCTACGCACGCGCCAACGCATGGTGGGGCTCGCCGGCCGCGCCGGTGACCTCGATCTACGACGGTTCTTCCACCTCGGCGCTGCTGCGCGGGCTGATGTGGGACTCGGTGTACGAGGAGTGCCCGCAGGCGGAGTACACCGGCATCGCGCTCGAGTACGGCACGCTGCCCATCCTCGAGGTGACCGGCGCATTGCGCGCCGACCACTGGCTGCACAAGCATCCGGAAGCGCCGGCCGACCTGGCCGACGGCATCCGGGCGCGGATGGTGGAGGCGTTCTACACCGACACCGACGCCTGGCGAGGGCAGATCGTCAGCCAGGCCCGCCAGGCCATGTTCCAGGCGGTCGATGGCCTGACGGCCTGA
- a CDS encoding M20 aminoacylase family protein, producing the protein MKLIDSLVTQAAGIAAVRRDLHAHPELCFEEVRTADVVAGKLTEWGIPIHRGLGTTGVVGIVKNGSSSRAVGLRADMDALPVTELNTFAHASQHHGKMHACGHDGHTAMLLAAAQHLAKNRNFDGTVYLIFQPAEEGGGGAREMIKEGLFEQFPMDAVFGMHNWPGMKAGQFAVSPGPVMASGNKFFVNVIGKGGHAALPQTGIDPVPIACEIVQAFQTILTRKMKPTDSAVISVTTIHAGETNNVIPDNCELSGTVRTFSIEVLDMIEAKMKQIAEHICAAHDATCDFRFERYYPPTINTEAEADFARRVMGEIVGPDNVLRQEAAMTSEDFAFMLQAKPGAYAFIGNGDGAHRDVHHGEGPCTLHNASYDFNDELIPLGATCWVQIAEQFLKPGGGA; encoded by the coding sequence ATGAAACTCATCGATTCGCTCGTCACGCAGGCGGCCGGCATCGCCGCCGTCCGACGTGACCTCCACGCCCATCCCGAACTCTGCTTCGAAGAAGTCCGCACCGCCGACGTGGTGGCCGGCAAGCTCACGGAGTGGGGCATCCCGATTCACCGCGGCCTGGGCACCACCGGCGTGGTGGGCATCGTCAAGAACGGCAGCAGCAGCCGCGCCGTGGGCCTGCGCGCCGACATGGACGCGCTGCCCGTCACCGAGCTCAACACCTTCGCCCACGCCAGCCAGCACCACGGCAAGATGCACGCCTGCGGGCACGACGGCCACACCGCGATGCTGCTTGCGGCGGCGCAGCACCTCGCGAAGAACCGCAATTTCGACGGCACCGTCTACCTGATCTTCCAGCCGGCGGAAGAGGGCGGCGGCGGTGCGCGCGAGATGATCAAGGAAGGGCTGTTCGAGCAGTTCCCCATGGATGCGGTGTTCGGCATGCACAACTGGCCCGGCATGAAGGCCGGCCAGTTCGCGGTGAGCCCCGGCCCGGTGATGGCCTCGGGCAACAAGTTCTTCGTCAACGTGATCGGCAAGGGCGGGCATGCCGCGCTGCCGCAGACCGGCATCGACCCGGTGCCGATCGCCTGCGAGATCGTGCAGGCTTTCCAGACCATCCTCACGCGCAAGATGAAGCCGACCGATTCGGCCGTCATCTCGGTCACCACCATCCACGCCGGCGAGACCAACAACGTGATCCCGGACAACTGCGAGCTGTCGGGCACGGTGCGCACCTTCTCGATCGAGGTGCTCGACATGATCGAGGCGAAGATGAAGCAGATCGCCGAGCACATCTGCGCGGCGCACGACGCCACCTGCGACTTCCGCTTCGAGCGCTACTACCCGCCCACCATCAACACCGAGGCCGAAGCCGACTTCGCGCGCCGCGTCATGGGCGAGATCGTCGGGCCCGACAACGTCCTGCGCCAGGAAGCCGCCATGACCTCGGAAGACTTCGCCTTCATGCTGCAGGCCAAGCCCGGCGCCTACGCCTTCATCGGCAACGGCGACGGCGCGCACCGCGACGTGCACCACGGCGAAGGTCCGTGCACGCTGCACAACGCCAGCTACGACTTCAACGACGAGCTGATTCCGCTGGGCGCGACCTGCTGGGTGCAGATCGCCGAGCAGTTCCTCAAGCCCGGCGGCGGCGCATGA
- a CDS encoding DUF445 domain-containing protein — protein MKRVALGLLCGAALLYALASALHAQHPAWGYVAAFAEAAMVGAIADWFAVVALFRHPLGLPIPHTAIIPSNKDRIGAKLAGFICDNFLSTAQVLDKLRQFDAAGRIADWLARPASGEKLGEWGVAAARYGLSAFDDERVRDFMGRAVAAGLEKIDLSRLTGQALDALTAGGRHQALLDDVLQQVAGLLEGDEVQAHITEAIAREIRTLRYVGLDQVAAKMATRKIVAAVARTIGELAAEPDHPMRKRFDHFVDDFVVRLKLDPEFQQRGEQIRAELIAHPALGDYLHGLWGELLAWLHDDLGRSDSAIRRRIASMAGALGSRLQGDEAIRRWINEQIEAAAPLAIERYREDIRRYIEERVGDWNAQEMTVELERHIGRDLQFIRINGTLVGGLVGLLIHTVTQLLRG, from the coding sequence ATGAAGCGCGTCGCGCTCGGACTGCTCTGCGGCGCGGCGCTGCTCTATGCGCTGGCCAGCGCGCTGCATGCGCAGCATCCGGCCTGGGGCTACGTGGCCGCCTTTGCCGAGGCCGCCATGGTCGGCGCCATCGCCGACTGGTTCGCGGTGGTGGCGCTGTTCCGCCACCCGCTGGGCCTGCCGATCCCGCACACGGCCATCATCCCGAGCAACAAGGACCGCATCGGCGCCAAGCTCGCCGGCTTCATCTGCGACAACTTCCTGAGCACCGCGCAGGTGCTGGACAAGCTGCGGCAGTTCGATGCGGCAGGCCGCATCGCCGACTGGCTGGCGCGCCCGGCCAGCGGCGAGAAGCTCGGCGAATGGGGCGTGGCCGCCGCGCGCTACGGCCTGTCGGCCTTCGACGACGAGCGGGTGCGCGACTTCATGGGCCGAGCCGTCGCGGCCGGCCTCGAGAAGATCGACCTCTCGCGCCTCACCGGCCAGGCGCTCGACGCACTCACCGCCGGCGGCCGCCACCAGGCGCTGCTCGACGACGTGCTGCAGCAGGTGGCCGGCCTGCTCGAGGGCGACGAGGTGCAGGCGCACATCACCGAGGCGATCGCGCGCGAGATCAGGACGCTGCGCTACGTGGGCCTCGACCAGGTGGCCGCCAAGATGGCCACGCGCAAGATCGTCGCGGCCGTGGCGCGCACCATCGGCGAGCTGGCGGCCGAGCCCGACCACCCGATGCGCAAGCGCTTCGACCACTTCGTCGACGACTTCGTGGTGCGCCTGAAGCTCGACCCCGAGTTCCAGCAGCGCGGCGAACAGATCCGCGCCGAGCTCATCGCGCACCCCGCGCTGGGCGACTACCTGCACGGCCTGTGGGGCGAGCTGCTGGCCTGGCTGCACGACGACCTGGGCCGCAGCGACTCGGCCATCCGTCGCCGCATCGCCTCGATGGCCGGTGCGCTGGGCAGCCGGCTGCAGGGCGACGAGGCCATCCGCCGCTGGATCAACGAGCAGATCGAGGCCGCCGCGCCGCTGGCCATCGAGCGCTACCGCGAGGACATCCGCCGCTACATCGAGGAGCGCGTGGGCGATTGGAACGCGCAGGAGATGACGGTCGAGCTCGAGCGCCACATCGGGCGCGACCTGCAGTTCATCCGCATCAACGGCACGCTGGTGGGCGGGCTGGTAGGGCTGCTGATCCACACGGTCACGCAGCTGCTGCGCGGCTGA